In Strix uralensis isolate ZFMK-TIS-50842 chromosome 7, bStrUra1, whole genome shotgun sequence, the following proteins share a genomic window:
- the SLC35G1 gene encoding solute carrier family 35 member G1 translates to MVLCQGGEAGAAPAAGGKEPEVPLSREDGAGTGQPCLCPAPGMEAAGAEERRVCGCCSGLPWPRCCKAPGTKKKAACPGLGLFYTVLSAFLFSVASLFLKKIEDVHSVEVSAFRCVFQMAFVLPGLIYYKTGFLGPKGKRIFLFFRGFLGSSAMILLYYAFQVMPLADATVITFSSPVFTSLLAWIFLKEKYSIWDLLFTLFAITGVVLIARPPFLFGSNVTGIEGSYTDHLKGTIAAITSTVSGASTFVILRKVGKSVHYFLSIWYYAVIGLIGCVIALFVMNEWRLPYCGKDRVLLILIGLLGLGGQIFLTKALQIEKAGPVAIMKTMDVVFAFILQILFLNHLPTWWTVGGALCVVASSSGTAIRKWRQSLKKAKQNEI, encoded by the exons ATGGTGCTGTGTCAGGGCGGCGAGGCCGGCGCCGCTCCGGCAGCGGGCGGGAAGGAGCCGGAGGTGCCGCTGAGCCGGGAGGACGGTGCGGGTACGGGGCAGCCTTGCCTGTGCCCGGCGCCCGGCATGGAGGCGGCGGGCGCCGAAGAGCGCCGCGTTTGTGGCTGCTGCTCGGGCTTGCCCTGGCCGCGCTGCTGCAAGGCACCTG GAACAAAGAAGAAAGCTGCGTGTCCAGGACTCGGTCTGTTTTATACTGTACTGTCTGCCTTCCTTTTCTCAGTGGcctctttatttcttaaaaaaatagaagatgtaCATTCAGTGGAAGTGAGTGCGTTTCGATGTGTTTTCCAAATGGCATTTGTTCTTCCTGGTTTAATATACTACAA aacagGGTTTTTGGGACCAAAAGgtaaaagaatttttcttttcttccgaGGATTCCTTGGCTCCAGTGCAATGATTCTTCTCTACTATGCTTTCCAAGTCATGCCACTAGCAGATGCCACTGTTATAACTTTTAGCAGTCCTGTTTTCACATCGTTGCTGGCATGGATCTTTCTCaaagagaaatacagtatttggGATCTTCTGTTTACCCTCTTCGCAATCACTGGAGTGGTTCTTATTGCCAGACCACCGTTTCTGTTTGGGTCAAACGTTACAGGGATTGAAGGAAGTTACACAGATCACCTTAAAGGAACTATAGCAGCAATTACAAGCACAGTATCTGGAGCTTCGACTTTTGTTATACTAAGGAAGGTCGGAAAATCTGTGCATTATTTTTTGTCAATTTGGTATTATGCAGTCATTGGTTTAATTGGATGTGTTATAGCATTGTTTGTTATGAATGAATGGCGTTTACCATACTGTGGTAAAGATAGGGTTCTTCTAATATTAATAGGcttgttagggttagggggtcAGATATTTCTCACAAAAGCATTACAGATAGAGAAAGCTGGACCTGTAGCCATAATGAAAACAATGGATGtggtgtttgcttttattttacaaattctttttCTCAATCATCTACCAACTTGGTGGACTGTGGGTGGCGCCCTTTGTGTAGTAGCTAGTAGTTCTGGAACTGCCATTCGTAAGTGGCGACAAAGCTTgaaaaaagctaaacaaaatgaaatctAA
- the LGI1 gene encoding leucine-rich glioma-inactivated protein 1 isoform X2 — translation MGLPHLEYLFIENNSIKSISRNTFRGLKSLIHLSLANNNLQSLPKDIFKGLDSLTNVDLRGNAFNCDCKLKWLVEWLGSTNATVEDIYCESPPEYKKRKINSLSPKEFDCIITEFEVYQSLPYQSLSVDTFSYMNDEHVVIAQPFTGKCIFLEWDHVEVMFRNYDNITGTSTVVCKPIVIESQLYVIVAQLFGGSHIYKRDIFANKFIKIQDIEILKIRKPNDIETFRIAEDWYFVVADSSKAGFTTVYKWNGNGFYSHQSLHAWYRDTDVEYLEISGKPHLILSSSSQRPVIYQWNKGTNEFVKRFDIQDMEDAYAVKHFKVKEDVYICLTRFIGDSKVMKWGGSAFLDLQRMPSRGSMVFQPLQINNYQYAILGSDYSFTQVYYWDAEKAKFVKFQELNVQAPRSFIHVSIDKRDFLFASSFKGTTLIYKHVIVDLSA, via the exons GAGTCTCGCAAATAATAATCTCCAATCGCTTCCAAAAGACATATTCAAAGGCTTGGATTCTTTAACAAATGT AGATCTTAGAGGCAATGCATTTAATTGTGACTGCAAACTGAAGTGGTTGGTGGAATGGCTGGGCAGCACCAATGCAACAGTTGAAGACATTTACTGTGAAAGCCCACCAGAATATAAGAAGCGCAAGATCAACAGCCTGTCTCCAAAAGAATTTGATTGCATTATTACAG AATTTGAAGTTTATCAGTCCCTGCCATACCAATCTCTGTCAGTAGATACTTTCTCATATATGAATGATGAACATGTGGTTATTGCTCAGCCTTTTACCGGAAAATGCATCTTTCTTGAATGGGACCATGTAGAAGTGATGTTCAGGAATTACGACAACATTACAG gTACTTCAACTGTTGTGTGTAAACCTATAGTTATTGAGAGTCAGCTGTATGTCATTGTCGCACAGCTGTTTGGAGGCTCCCACATATACAAAAGAGATATTTTTGCTAATAAGTTTATAAAAATTCAAGATATTGAAATCCTTAAAATCCGAAAACCCAATGACATTGAAACTTTCAGGATTGCTGAAGACTGGTATTTTGTTGTTGCAGACAGTTCAAAGGCTGGTTTCACCACAGTTTACAAATGGAATGGGAATGGATTTTATTCCCATCAGTCTCTGCACGCCTGGTACAGAGATACTGATGTGGAGTATCTTGAAATATCTGGCAAACCACATTTAATTCTGTCAAGTAGTTCCCAAAGACCTGTAATATATCAATGGAACAAAGGAACAAATGAATTTGTTAAGCGTTTTGATATCCAAGATATGGAAGATGCATATGCAGTGAAACATTTCAAAGTGAAAGAGGATGTATACATTTGCTTAACAAGATTTATTGGGGACTCTAAAGTAATGAAATGGGGTGGTTCAGCATTTCTGGATTTACAAAGGATGCCATCCCGAGGGTCAATGGTATTCCAACCGCTTCAGATAAATAATTATCAATATGCCATTCTTGGAAGTGATTATTCTTTCACTCAAGTCTATTATTGGGATGCTGAAAAGGCAAAATTTGTGAAGTTTCAAGAATTAAACGTACAGGCACCAAGATCTTTCATACATGTCTCCATCGATAAACGAgattttctctttgcttcaagTTTTAAGGGAACTACATTGATTTATAAACATGTCATAGTTGACTTAAGCGCATGA